The nucleotide window CATTTAGTTTCAAGCCCACCTCACCGGCTCCAAGTCATTCCATTCCAAATATTCGTTCGTTTCTTGAACTCCTATAGCCAAAGTATCATGCCATAACCAGCATTTCGAGTATCCGGAAATATATAGATCGAAAACACATAATTATGGTCAGGAGAAAATCCAACGGCAGGCGCCCATCTACTGCCAGATGTAGCCTCAGGATCTTTAAAGATTACACAACGCCATTCTCTCTGTGCAGGATAATCTGTAACTGGGCTCTGAACATAGTTACAACCCATTACCACCTGCGAAGCATCCACCTGAAATGAGAAGTCCCCAGGGCGAAGTTCTAGCACACGGAAATTAGATGCCTGTACCGCTTCAATAATTTCTTTAGCTGTTGCCCACTTTTCTCTAGGGTCAGCCGCAACACGCCGCATTGCGTCTGCATGAGGTAAAAGTACAAACTGACCTTCTGGAGTGACTATTACATTTGTAATATCTAAGTCTCGCTGTCTAATTGCTGGCTCACCATCATCTTCATAAACTCCAGCTAAACAAGGCCCCCCGGGCAGTGCAGCGGCCAACTTGAGCTTAGCAGCGTCATTTGCTAATAAATATTCTCGCAATCGAGCTTCCAGTCCGTACTCACCTTCCCAAACTTGACCTGCTGTTTTATCCTCTCTGAGGGCAGCAGGATAGTATCCTGAATCATATCCTTCTGGCCTGCCTCCTCTTGTCATTACTACAATACCTCGATCAAAATCTTCCTTCATTTGCCCAATATAAGCCTCTAAAAGCTCACCAAGTCTTTCTGGTACTTGAGTGGTAATACAAGGTTTGATAAGCTCTCCCTTCGTAGAAATCGCTTCATCCTCACCTTTTTGCATCCCAGCAAGCACTTGACTTATTTGACCCTTAATCCTTTCCAATGAGAGTGTTCCAAAGTCAGCTGAAAAATTTAATGGTTTCCCCTCAATTCTCATCATTATTGCAGGGAGAAGTGCATCGAGTCTGTGCTCTCGGGTGAGAAGCTCGAGAAGCAAGGATTTGGCCTGCCCCTTATTCACAGGTATGGCATAGCGAAGTTCTTCAGATAAGAAAGATGGACGTAACTCCATACAGAATTAATAAAAATAATAAAAAGAACGAATCATATCCATTCTACTTAATTTTGTCAAAGGAACATGTTTATGCACAAAATAGAACCGCCTCCTCAAGCCCACCTCACCGGCTCCAAGTCATTCCATTCCAAATATTCGTTCGTTTTGCTGAACGGTTTGGATCCAAAAAAACCGCTGTAGGCCGAAAAAGGGGATGGATGAGCCGCCTTCAAAATACAATGTTTTTCTGTGTCTATTTTCGCTCCTTTTTCTTGGGCATAACGGCCCCACAAAATAAAAACCAAATGCTCTTTTTCGCGCGACAAAACATCCACCACGGCATCTGTGAATTCCTCCCAACCCTTGTGCTGATGCGAACCCGCTTTGTGCGCTTCCACCGTGAGCGTGGCATTGAGCAGCAAAACCCCCTGCTCAGCCCAGTCGTCTAGACATCCTTCCACGCGAAGTGCACCCCCCACATCTTCCTGAATTTCTTTAAAAATATTTTGCAAAGAAGGGGGCAGCGTCACCCCTGGATTCACCGAAAAACACAGCCCATTCGCCTGCCCGACTCCGTGGTATGGATCTTGCCCCAAAATCACGACCTTCACTTTTTCAAAAGGACACAATTCAAACGCCCGAAAAATATTCACAGGCGTAGGGAAAACTTTCTTCTGCCCGTACTGCGCACGCACAAAATCAGTCAATTTCACAAAGTAAGGCTTTTCAAACTCCTCAGCCAGCTGGGTTTTCCACGAGGGATGAATTTTAACGTCCATGCGCCAATTCTAACGAGTCCGGCTTGCTTATTCAAAGGTTCTTGCTCTTCCTTTTTTTTAAGATAGCCTCTAATATTTCCACCGTCCTTTCATTTTTCTTCCATGAAAAAAATCCTCCGCATCGTTTTGAAAGTTTTTTTATGCCTCATTTTGGTCGCTCCCATTTTGGGAAGCCTGGGCATTTTCCCCGAACCCACCGCCGATCTCTACAACACGCCTGAAGCTTTCGCCTTCATCCAAACCTTGATGGATGCAAAATACATCCCACTTCTCAATACTTTGATTTTCGCCCTCGCCATTGTGCTCACCTTCATGAACCGCATGGCTTTGGTCGCTCTGCTCATCCTCCCCATCACCGTGAACATCGTGGCCTTTCACTGGGTGCTCGACGGCGGTCCTTTCACAAGCGGAGCCATCATGGGCAATCTTTTGCTGCTCATCAACCTGTACTTTTTATGGGACAATCGAAAAAGCTATGGCGTCCTCTTGAAAAAATCCTAAATCCCACGCCTTCGTGAGCAGCCTCCAAAAACAAAACGCCCCCCTTCGCGAACGACTGCACAAAGTCATCGCCGCCAGTGGACTCTGCTCTCGTCGTGAAGCCGAAGAACTCATCGCCAAAGGTCGTGTCCACGTGAATGGCAAACGGATTCAAAAAATGGGCATCAAAGTCAGTCCTCTCGACAAAATTGAAGTGGACGGACGCGTCTTACCCGAAAAAGCCGCTCCCCTCACCCTTGCACTGCACAAACCCGTGGGTCTCCTGACCTCCAAAAAAGATCCCTTCCACTCTGAAACAGTGATGGATCTTCTGCCCACTTCCTATCAACATTTGAACCCCATTGGCCGCCTCGACAAAGACAGCGAAGGCTTGCTCTTACTCACCTCTGACGGCGCTCTTTTGGAGCGCCTCACCCATCCTAAGTACGGCCATGTGAAGACCTACGAAGTGCTGGTTCAGGGCGACGTCACCGACAAAGAAATCGAGCTGCTGCGCACCGGTCCCATCCACCTCGATGACTACTTGCTACGTCCCATGCAAGCTCGCATCCTGAGCCAAGAGGTGTCTCGCATGAGCGGCAAAACTTATACTTGGCTCGAAATGAAATTGGGGGAAGGCCGCAAACGCCAAATCCGTCGCGTGATGGAAGGTCTCGGCTTCCCTGTACGACGACTCATTCGCACCGCCATTGGAAAAGTTCAGCTCGGCAAATTGAAACCAGGTAAAACACGTCCTTTAACAGATGAGGAATTGCGTGACCTTTATTCTTAAAGTGGACAATACTGATTTTGGGTGATCTACAACATTTTTCAAAAAAATCCAGCTCATTTATTCGACAGATGAGTCTTTCCTTATATAATTACGCGCGATAAGCCCTCGGCTTCGATTGTGTTGAGAGAGGGGGCACAGGTAAAACTCGCCGTGACGACGGCGTGCGTTTGCTTCTGCTTTACATCCTTAAAATCGTCTTCGGCCTATGCCCAAAACCACTGCAAAGACAAAGACGTCCGCTTCAGCGTCCCCTACGGCGCTTGGACGTACTTCGACGAAGCCTTTGGAACGTGTCTACTTTGTGGACAACCAATGGAACGTCGAGCTCCCAGACCTTATTGAAATCCAAACGGATTCCTACAAATGGTTTCTAGGAGAAGGGATTCGCGAACTTCTCGATGAAATCTCCCCCATTTCCGACTTTTCCGGAAAGAAACTCGAGCTCCAATTCTTGGATCACTCTCTGGGTGAATGCAAATACACGGCTGAACAATGCCGCCGCAAAAATCTCTCTTACGAAGCGCCTCTTAAAGTGCACGTTCAACTCATCAACAAAGAGAGCGGAGAAATCAAGGAGCAGGACGTATTTCTCGGCCCCATCCCTCTGATGACCGACAACGGTAGCTTCATTGTGAACGGAATCGAACGCGTGGTGGTTTCCCAAATCGTGCGCAGCCCCGGTGTGTTCTTCTCTAAAAACGCTGCTGCCCCTGGCATGCACAACGGAAAAATCATCCCTAAGCGCGGAGCTTGGCTTGAAATTGAAACTGACAAAAAAGGCATCATCACGGTGAAAATCGACCGCAAACGCAAAATCTACGTGACTTCTATGCTGCGTGTATTCGGATTCGACACCGATAAAAAAATTCTCGACCTCTTCAAAAACGATGTGAAAGATCCCATCCACGATTACATGATGCTGACTCTTGAAAAAGATCCAGCCAAAACCATGGATGAAGCCTACAAAGCCATCTACAAAAAGATTCGTCCTGGAGATTTGGCCACGCCTGAAAATGCCAAGGCTCTCATCGAATCTTTGTTCTTCGACTACAAGAAGTACGACATGGGCTCTGTGGCTCGTTACAAAATCAACCGTCGTTTCGACCTCAAAACTCCGAACGAACGTAAATTCCACACCTTCCAAACCGACGATTTCATTCTGATTTTGAAGCACCTCATCAAGCTCAATAACAAAGAAGCAGAGCCCGATGACATCGATCACCTTTCTAACCGCCGCATTCGCCCGGTGGGTGAACTCGTGCAAAACAAGTTCCGCGTGGGACTGCTTCGCACCGAGCGCATCGCCAAAGACCGTATGACCGTGATGGACCTCGAAACTGTGACTCCGACCCAACTCGTGAACTCTCGTCCAATCACTGCCGCGCTTCGCGAATTCTTCGCAAGCTCTCAGCTTTCTCAATTCATGGATCAAACAAACCCTCTCGCCGAGCTCGAGCACAAACGCCGTCTCTCTGCGATGGGGCCTGGAGGTCTCTCTCGTGAACGTGCGTCTTTCGACGTTCGTGACGTACACCCTTCTCACTATGGAAGGATCTGTCCAATCGCAACCCCTGAAGGACCCAACATCGGTCTCGTGGTTCACCTAGCGACCCATGCGCGCCTCAACAAATACGGCTTCATTGAAATGCCGCTCCGCGAAGTGCTTCACAGTTTGAAGAACGATGGAAAAGCTGCCCTCGGACACACTCTGGCTGAAACCCTAGAGGGCATCAAAGCCGGTACCAAACTCGGAGAAAAAGAGGTGAAGGCACTCGCAAAATCCAAGGACCTCAAAGAAGTTCCCGTGACCGCAACTCTCGGAAACAAGATCTCTTACTTCGACGCCGAGGATGAACGTGAAATCATCTACGCTCAAGCCGGAACTCCCATCGCAGAAAATGGAGACCTCGAAGAAGACACTGCCGTTGCTCGCAAAAACGGAGAACCGATCCTCACCGACGAAAAAGAAGTGACGCACATTGACATCTCCCAACAGCAGATCATTTCTGTGTCCACTTCCCTCATCCCTTTCTTGGAGCACGACGACAACACCCGTGCCTCCATGGGGTCCAACATGCAACGTCAAGCCGTTCCTCTCTTGAAACCTCAAGCTCCCATTATAGGAACCGGTATGGAGGGTAGCGCCGGACGCAACTCTCAACAAGTGCTCGTGGCTGAAGACAGTGGAACCGTGTCTTATGTGGACGGATCTCGTATCGACATCATCTACGACTCTGGACGCAAAGCCAGCTACTCTCTCGATGTTTACCGCCGCACCAACCAAGGCACCTCCTTCCACCAACGCGCTCGCTGTGATGCGGGTCAAAAGGTGAAAAAAGGCGACATTTTAGCCGATGGGGCTTCCACCGAAATGGGAGACATCGGTCTGGGACAAAACGTGCTCGTGGCCTACATTCCTTGGGAAGGTTACAACTTCGAAGATGCCGTTATTTTGTCCAGTCGCCTGGTCAAAGACGACCGTTTCAGCTCTGTCCACATTGAAGATTTCACCATCGACGTGCGCGACACCAAGCTGGGACCCGAAATCGTGACTCGCGACATCCCCAACGTGGGCGAGGCCCGCCTTAAGGATCTCGATGAAAATGGCATCATTCGCGTGGGCGCTTCTGTTCGTGAAGGAGACATCCTCGTGGGTAAAATCACCCCTAAAGGAGAAACCGAACTCACTCCTGAAGAGCGCCTGCTAAGAGCCATCTTCGGAGACAAAGCTCGCGACGTGAAGGACACTTCCCTGCGCCTCCCCGGTGGAGAAGGAGGAAAAGTGACCAGCGTGACCGTATTCTCTCGTGAAAAAGGCGACGAACTCGAAAACGGAGTCATTCAACAAATCCGTGTGTCTTTGGCTCAAACCCGTCGCATTCAAGTCGGGGACAAAGTCGCCGGACGTCACGGTAACAAAGGTGTGATCTCCATCATCGTTCCCGAAGAAGACATGCCCTTCATGCCCGATGGAACTCCCGTAGACGTGGTTTTGAACCCGCTCGGTGTGTCCAGCCGTATGAACATTGGACAAATTTTGGAAACCCACCTCGGTTGGGCCGCGAAGAAACTCGGACTCTACATGGCCACCCCTGCCTTGAACGGAATCACCAACGAACAAATCAAAGAGATGCTCATCAAGGCTGGCCTCCCTGAAAATGGAAAGATTCAGCTTTACGACGGAAAAACGGGTCAAGCGTTCGACCATGAATCCACAGTGGGCATCGCCTACATCCTCAAACTGGCTCACTTGGTTGAAGACAAGATTCACGCCCGCTCTGTCGGACCTTACTCACTCGTCACTCAACAGCCTCTCGGAGGTAAAGCTCAACACGGAGGACAGCGTTTTGGAGAAATGGAAGTGTGGGCTCTCGAAGCCTATGGCGCTTCCCACATTTTACAAGAAATGCTCACCATCAAGTCCGACGACGTGTACGGACGTGCCAAGGCCTACGAATCCATCATTAAGGGTGAAGCCATCCGTAAACCTCGCACTCCTGAATCTTTCAACGTTTTGGTCAAAGAATTGCAATCTCTGTGTCTCAACGTAGACCTCTTGCAAATCACCGAAGATGAAGACGTGAACATAGAAGAAGAGTACGTAGAACCTGAAGAAGAAGTGATCGTGGCAGAAGCTCCTCACACCGAAATAAACGGCGAAGAAGTTGAAAGTTCCGTCGAAGATCTCTTGGAAGGCGACGAACTCGATGAAGAAGATGCCGAAATGATGGGCGAGAGTGAAAAAGAACCCGACTTCAATAAAGAAGAGGAATAAATCGAATCTCAACATTGTTCTCTCAATTCCTAATTATGGACACCTTACTTTGGTCCCTCATCCTCGTTGCCTCTCTCGCTGTTCTAGCGCAGTCCGCTAAGGTCTTCGCAGCAGCAGGTGCAGACACCGCCAAATCCCTCGGTTGGACTTCCCTTTTCATGGGAGTCACCGTGATGGCACTCGGAACTTCTGTTCCCGAACTCGCCACCTCACTGTGGGCCGCGGGCACTCAAAACACGAGCCTCGTGGGGGCCACCGTAGTGGGTTCCAATATTGCAAACGTACTCCTCATTTTGGGAGTCTGCGCGTTGCTCACCAAGGGCCTCAACCTTGGCAAGGAAGGCATGCAGCGTCAAGTCGGCCTGCTGCTCGTCTCCGCCTTTCTGCTCATGGTGACCCTCTACGACGGCCGCTTTGAATGGTTTGAAGGGATACTCATGCTCGGTTTCTACATCCTCTACAGCTTCTTCTCTATTGAAGAACATAAACAGGGCCGCCTGGAGGCATTGCAAAACTGGTTCACCGGACCAGAATTCAGCTCCAAACTGCTGGTTTTAACTCTCGGCTGCGGCCTCATAACGGTAGCAGCTTCCTACGGAGTGGTGCGCTCCATTGAAGAGCTCACTTCCATCACGAAGCTTCTTCCCAGCGTACTCAGCGCCAGCGTGCTGGCCCTGGGCACTTCTTTGCCTGAACTCAGCACGGCCTATTACGCCACTCGAAAAGGAAACACCGACCTTGCCGTAGGGACGGTGCTTGGATCTCTGGTCTTCAACGCGACCTTGGTCTTGGCCCTGCCTTCCTTCATTCAAACCCTCAATGTCCATCACGACACTCTGGTGCTAGGGCTCCCCTTCCTTCTCATTTCCACCTTGCTGCTGCTCTTTGCACTCACTCAAAAAAAACTCAGCACTTACGAAGGATGGGCTTATCTATTGCTTTACATCCTCTTCCTCTTTCAACTTTACACCTCCTTTTAATCCTCTCTTATGATGACTGACCCAAAGAAAGCTCCAGTACTCTTCGATGCTATCGCGATTGCTGTGGCTTCCCCCGAGCAAATTCTCTCTTGGTCTCACGGTGAAGTTAAAAAACCTGAAACCATCAACTACCGCACTCAAAAACCCGAACGCGACGGTCTCTTCTGCGAACGTATTTTTGGACCGATTAAAAACTGGGAATGTGCTTGTGGAAAATATAAGCGTATTCGATACAAAGGTGTGATTTGTGAAAAATGTGGAGTGGAGGTGACCCGCTCCATCGTTCGCCGCACTCGCATGGGCCACATCACACTCGCCGTGCCCGTGACTCACATTTGGTTCTTACGTTCAACTCCAAGCCGCATTGGGCTCCTCCTGAACTTGCCAGTAAAAATTCTGGAACAAATCGTGTACTTTGCCGCGTACATCATTACCGAAGTCGATCAAAAGGCTAAAGAGGAAGCCTTGGTTCAACTGGATGAAGAATTCAAAAACTATAGAAAAGATGTGATCCGCGAATACGAAGAACGCATCAAGAGTGGAACCGGGAACATAAAGGAAATTGAAAAGGAACAGGCTGCCAAAATTGAGGAATTGGTGGAAACCGCTGAGCAAGCTCGCAAAGACCTCGAGTCTTTAGAGAACAGCACCGTGCTCACCGAGCTCGATT belongs to Candidatus Peregrinibacteria bacterium and includes:
- a CDS encoding calcium/sodium antiporter, with translation MDTLLWSLILVASLAVLAQSAKVFAAAGADTAKSLGWTSLFMGVTVMALGTSVPELATSLWAAGTQNTSLVGATVVGSNIANVLLILGVCALLTKGLNLGKEGMQRQVGLLLVSAFLLMVTLYDGRFEWFEGILMLGFYILYSFFSIEEHKQGRLEALQNWFTGPEFSSKLLVLTLGCGLITVAASYGVVRSIEELTSITKLLPSVLSASVLALGTSLPELSTAYYATRKGNTDLAVGTVLGSLVFNATLVLALPSFIQTLNVHHDTLVLGLPFLLISTLLLLFALTQKKLSTYEGWAYLLLYILFLFQLYTSF
- a CDS encoding rRNA pseudouridine synthase, with protein sequence MSSLQKQNAPLRERLHKVIAASGLCSRREAEELIAKGRVHVNGKRIQKMGIKVSPLDKIEVDGRVLPEKAAPLTLALHKPVGLLTSKKDPFHSETVMDLLPTSYQHLNPIGRLDKDSEGLLLLTSDGALLERLTHPKYGHVKTYEVLVQGDVTDKEIELLRTGPIHLDDYLLRPMQARILSQEVSRMSGKTYTWLEMKLGEGRKRQIRRVMEGLGFPVRRLIRTAIGKVQLGKLKPGKTRPLTDEELRDLYS
- a CDS encoding uracil-DNA glycosylase; its protein translation is MDVKIHPSWKTQLAEEFEKPYFVKLTDFVRAQYGQKKVFPTPVNIFRAFELCPFEKVKVVILGQDPYHGVGQANGLCFSVNPGVTLPPSLQNIFKEIQEDVGGALRVEGCLDDWAEQGVLLLNATLTVEAHKAGSHQHKGWEEFTDAVVDVLSREKEHLVFILWGRYAQEKGAKIDTEKHCILKAAHPSPFSAYSGFFGSKPFSKTNEYLEWNDLEPVRWA
- a CDS encoding DNA-directed RNA polymerase subunit beta is translated as MPKTTAKTKTSASASPTALGRTSTKPLERVYFVDNQWNVELPDLIEIQTDSYKWFLGEGIRELLDEISPISDFSGKKLELQFLDHSLGECKYTAEQCRRKNLSYEAPLKVHVQLINKESGEIKEQDVFLGPIPLMTDNGSFIVNGIERVVVSQIVRSPGVFFSKNAAAPGMHNGKIIPKRGAWLEIETDKKGIITVKIDRKRKIYVTSMLRVFGFDTDKKILDLFKNDVKDPIHDYMMLTLEKDPAKTMDEAYKAIYKKIRPGDLATPENAKALIESLFFDYKKYDMGSVARYKINRRFDLKTPNERKFHTFQTDDFILILKHLIKLNNKEAEPDDIDHLSNRRIRPVGELVQNKFRVGLLRTERIAKDRMTVMDLETVTPTQLVNSRPITAALREFFASSQLSQFMDQTNPLAELEHKRRLSAMGPGGLSRERASFDVRDVHPSHYGRICPIATPEGPNIGLVVHLATHARLNKYGFIEMPLREVLHSLKNDGKAALGHTLAETLEGIKAGTKLGEKEVKALAKSKDLKEVPVTATLGNKISYFDAEDEREIIYAQAGTPIAENGDLEEDTAVARKNGEPILTDEKEVTHIDISQQQIISVSTSLIPFLEHDDNTRASMGSNMQRQAVPLLKPQAPIIGTGMEGSAGRNSQQVLVAEDSGTVSYVDGSRIDIIYDSGRKASYSLDVYRRTNQGTSFHQRARCDAGQKVKKGDILADGASTEMGDIGLGQNVLVAYIPWEGYNFEDAVILSSRLVKDDRFSSVHIEDFTIDVRDTKLGPEIVTRDIPNVGEARLKDLDENGIIRVGASVREGDILVGKITPKGETELTPEERLLRAIFGDKARDVKDTSLRLPGGEGGKVTSVTVFSREKGDELENGVIQQIRVSLAQTRRIQVGDKVAGRHGNKGVISIIVPEEDMPFMPDGTPVDVVLNPLGVSSRMNIGQILETHLGWAAKKLGLYMATPALNGITNEQIKEMLIKAGLPENGKIQLYDGKTGQAFDHESTVGIAYILKLAHLVEDKIHARSVGPYSLVTQQPLGGKAQHGGQRFGEMEVWALEAYGASHILQEMLTIKSDDVYGRAKAYESIIKGEAIRKPRTPESFNVLVKELQSLCLNVDLLQITEDEDVNIEEEYVEPEEEVIVAEAPHTEINGEEVESSVEDLLEGDELDEEDAEMMGESEKEPDFNKEEE